The Verrucomicrobium spinosum DSM 4136 = JCM 18804 genome includes a region encoding these proteins:
- a CDS encoding fatty acid desaturase: MSAPATPAYERNLPAELYKVRPHIWVGDMLLDWATIVATFFAYAWVDSIFFAPVAALMIGARIQALGLLVHDATHRVAFKTKWLNEFLGETLVAWPLFIVIEKGYRTWHFEHHRHLGTDHDPELDSYRSDSPYDKPVTWRRVWRYFVTDLLGLGLYDLFKFLKAIFPYKQPWRILGPLGMYAAFFALTFWLDALWVFYLWIWSIVAGFWAVFRIRTWTEHVGIEPRGKETSHRFSPGWDTHSPGWLGKFLFFPHNTFCHYEHHKFPQVPYYNLPALRKVEESRPVTPLGDLFPAT, from the coding sequence ATGAGTGCACCCGCAACCCCAGCGTATGAGCGGAATCTTCCGGCGGAGTTGTACAAGGTGCGTCCCCATATCTGGGTGGGAGACATGCTCTTGGACTGGGCCACCATCGTGGCCACGTTCTTCGCCTATGCATGGGTTGATTCCATTTTCTTCGCCCCTGTCGCTGCCTTGATGATCGGTGCCCGTATCCAAGCGCTCGGACTCCTGGTGCATGACGCCACCCACCGCGTGGCGTTCAAAACAAAGTGGCTCAATGAATTCCTGGGCGAGACTCTGGTGGCATGGCCGCTCTTCATCGTCATTGAGAAGGGCTATCGGACGTGGCATTTTGAGCATCACCGCCATTTGGGCACTGACCATGATCCGGAGCTGGACTCCTACCGATCTGATTCGCCATACGACAAGCCCGTGACCTGGCGTCGGGTGTGGCGTTATTTCGTGACGGATCTTCTGGGACTGGGGCTCTACGATCTCTTCAAGTTCCTCAAGGCCATCTTCCCATACAAGCAACCGTGGCGGATTCTCGGGCCGTTGGGCATGTATGCGGCATTCTTTGCGCTCACTTTTTGGCTGGATGCACTGTGGGTCTTTTATCTCTGGATCTGGTCCATTGTCGCAGGCTTCTGGGCGGTCTTCCGCATCCGGACCTGGACGGAACATGTGGGGATCGAGCCCCGGGGCAAGGAGACCTCCCACCGCTTCTCGCCAGGCTGGGATACTCATTCCCCCGGTTGGCTGGGCAAGTTCCTCTTCTTTCCCCACAACACATTCTGCCACTATGAGCATCACAAGTTCCCGCAGGTGCCCTATTACAACCTGCCCGCCCTAAGGAAGGTGGAGGAATCCCGGCCGGTGACTCCACTCGGGGATCTGTTTCCGGCGACGTAG
- a CDS encoding HesB/IscA family protein codes for MIAVTDNAVKHLRELLESQNAAAGVGLRLMVKKGGCAGWEYAMKLDSPGAADRVFGPEGVSVFVDPESLEYLDGSQLDYSEGLSDAGFKVENPNAARSCGCGSSFEPKNN; via the coding sequence ATGATTGCCGTCACTGATAACGCCGTCAAACATCTGCGTGAGCTTTTGGAAAGCCAGAATGCTGCCGCCGGTGTGGGCCTCCGTCTGATGGTGAAAAAAGGGGGCTGCGCGGGCTGGGAATATGCGATGAAGCTGGACTCGCCCGGTGCCGCCGACCGTGTTTTTGGCCCGGAAGGGGTGTCTGTTTTTGTGGATCCAGAGAGCCTCGAATACCTCGATGGCTCCCAACTGGACTACAGCGAGGGTCTGAGCGATGCCGGTTTCAAAGTTGAGAATCCAAATGCTGCAAGGAGTTGCGGATGTGGATCTTCTTTCGAACCAAAAAACAATTAA
- the mutL gene encoding DNA mismatch repair endonuclease MutL, producing the protein MSKIRILSDALASQVAAGEVVERPAAVVRELVENSLDAGASHVEVHVQRGGTALIRVTDNGHGMDREDALLCLERHATSKIRTKEDLAAIRTFGFRGEAMPSIASVSRFRLASRQPEALSGTEVEIQGGKMVSVKDYGGAPGTVVEARSLFFNIPARRKFLRSEQTEFSHVEQQFRLHAIANAHVAFTLVRDGDVLFHLPATQDLRHRIEGLSGRETARRLIEVQSFTLNGVTVSGFISGPGVSRPNRQMQLTFLNGRPVDSATVNFGLREGYHTSLMKGQHPITFLFLTMAPEAFDINVHPAKKEVRFHDGHGVREAVVQAVSRALAGSAEISTGHMPIGAQRAAQPTRQQVLEQMPPLIPESEQRSLRRDWAELPQRTPSPPGHSPAPAPRTQDFGSRPQPFATTAPAPSDAPVHSSSTEPAEIPSPEYPASQTPSPAPPPPGAPSEVSADSFRILGVLHKLYVLMESSEGLVLMDQHAAHERVLFEQMRNAMEQQGVPSQRLLLPLTLEVSPRDFDMMSRSLPTLHKLGVEAEPFGANAFKVDAMPAFIRTDDPLALLRDIMEELASASSRTSSLRLGEDMIATTVCRHAVKANDDLREPELRKLLQDLFTCEMPYCCPHGRPTLIQISFAELERKFGRRAP; encoded by the coding sequence ATGAGCAAAATTCGCATCCTTTCTGACGCCCTTGCAAGCCAGGTAGCAGCAGGAGAAGTCGTGGAAAGGCCTGCCGCCGTCGTGCGCGAACTGGTGGAGAACAGTCTTGATGCCGGAGCCTCCCATGTAGAGGTGCATGTGCAGCGCGGTGGAACCGCATTGATTCGCGTGACGGACAACGGACACGGCATGGATCGCGAGGACGCGCTGCTCTGTCTGGAGCGCCATGCCACGAGCAAAATCCGCACGAAAGAAGATCTCGCCGCCATCCGCACCTTTGGCTTCCGCGGGGAGGCCATGCCCAGCATTGCCAGCGTCTCACGCTTCCGCCTGGCAAGCCGGCAGCCGGAGGCTCTCTCCGGCACGGAGGTGGAAATCCAGGGCGGCAAGATGGTGAGCGTGAAAGACTATGGCGGCGCTCCCGGCACCGTCGTTGAGGCCCGCTCGCTCTTTTTTAACATTCCAGCCCGACGTAAATTCCTGCGCTCTGAGCAGACGGAGTTCTCGCATGTGGAACAGCAGTTCCGGCTTCACGCCATCGCCAACGCCCACGTTGCCTTTACGCTGGTACGCGATGGCGACGTGCTTTTCCATCTGCCCGCCACCCAAGATCTGCGTCACCGCATTGAGGGTCTGAGCGGACGGGAAACAGCCCGCCGGCTCATTGAGGTTCAATCCTTCACACTCAACGGTGTCACCGTGAGCGGCTTCATCAGCGGCCCAGGCGTGAGCCGGCCCAACCGGCAGATGCAGCTCACCTTCCTGAATGGGCGGCCCGTGGACAGTGCCACGGTCAACTTTGGTCTGCGCGAGGGCTATCACACCAGTCTGATGAAGGGGCAGCACCCCATCACGTTCTTGTTTCTCACCATGGCCCCCGAGGCCTTTGACATCAACGTCCATCCCGCCAAGAAAGAGGTGCGTTTTCATGATGGTCACGGCGTCCGCGAGGCGGTGGTTCAAGCCGTTTCCCGCGCCCTCGCAGGCTCCGCAGAGATTTCCACCGGACACATGCCCATCGGTGCCCAACGCGCCGCCCAGCCCACCCGGCAGCAGGTGCTGGAACAAATGCCCCCGTTGATCCCAGAAAGCGAACAAAGATCGCTTCGTCGCGACTGGGCAGAGCTCCCCCAACGGACACCTTCACCTCCCGGGCACAGTCCCGCGCCAGCCCCACGGACGCAGGACTTCGGATCGCGCCCGCAGCCTTTCGCTACCACTGCCCCCGCCCCATCCGACGCCCCAGTTCACTCCTCCAGCACGGAGCCCGCAGAAATCCCATCGCCGGAATACCCGGCGTCGCAAACACCTTCCCCTGCCCCGCCCCCACCCGGAGCCCCATCTGAGGTGTCCGCCGACTCCTTCCGCATCCTCGGCGTGCTACACAAACTCTATGTGCTCATGGAAAGCAGCGAGGGGCTCGTGCTCATGGACCAGCATGCCGCACATGAACGCGTTCTCTTTGAGCAGATGCGCAACGCCATGGAGCAGCAGGGCGTGCCGAGCCAGCGTCTCCTGCTGCCCCTGACATTGGAGGTATCGCCGCGCGATTTTGACATGATGTCCCGCAGCCTGCCCACGCTGCACAAGCTGGGAGTAGAGGCGGAACCCTTTGGTGCCAACGCCTTCAAGGTGGACGCCATGCCTGCCTTCATCCGCACGGATGACCCGCTCGCTCTCTTGCGGGACATCATGGAGGAGCTGGCCAGCGCCAGCAGCCGCACCTCCTCCCTCCGGTTGGGTGAGGACATGATCGCCACCACCGTGTGCCGCCACGCGGTGAAAGCCAATGATGATTTACGCGAACCCGAGCTGCGGAAACTCCTCCAGGACCTGTTCACCTGTGAGATGCCCTATTGCTGCCCCCACGGACGCCCCACGCTGATCCAGATCTCCTTTGCCGAACTGGAGCGGAAGTTTGGGCGGCGGGCTCCGTGA
- a CDS encoding RNA polymerase sigma factor, whose translation MSERPLNPDPDQELVERSQNGDTRAFDDLVRKYTPKLYGLVYNMTSNREDTADLLQDIFAKAYRSLKRFQGKSTFYTWIYSISVNMTLNFLKKRGRYTKLSLDDVDNGIQNDPDFIKLTSGGNPLKDVNIHELQKRLNEAMMKLSEDHRTVVTLYDIQGLQHADISKILGVSEGTVRSRLFYAHRQLQNYLEEFRK comes from the coding sequence ATGTCCGAACGGCCCCTCAACCCCGATCCCGACCAGGAACTTGTCGAACGCTCCCAAAACGGGGATACACGCGCTTTCGATGACCTGGTCAGGAAATACACGCCCAAGCTGTACGGATTGGTTTACAACATGACCTCCAACCGGGAGGACACGGCGGATCTCCTGCAGGACATCTTTGCCAAGGCCTACCGGTCGCTAAAGCGCTTTCAGGGGAAGAGCACGTTCTACACGTGGATCTACTCGATCAGTGTCAATATGACACTCAACTTTCTCAAGAAGCGGGGGCGCTACACCAAGCTGAGCCTGGATGACGTGGACAATGGAATCCAAAATGATCCTGACTTTATCAAGCTCACGTCCGGGGGGAATCCCCTGAAGGATGTAAACATCCACGAACTTCAAAAACGTTTGAACGAGGCCATGATGAAGCTGTCCGAAGACCATCGCACAGTGGTCACGTTATACGACATCCAGGGCTTGCAACATGCCGACATTAGCAAGATCCTGGGGGTGAGTGAAGGAACTGTGCGTTCCAGACTTTTTTATGCCCATCGACAGCTTCAGAATTATCTTGAGGAATTCCGCAAGTAA
- a CDS encoding dihydroneopterin aldolase, which produces MIMIHPDEIQIVGLDLPVRIGVPTEEREHWQVLSADITLELARGFDTMTDELSCTLDYSVAANQARDLAAGRPRLLLETLAAELVGFFLEDDRVDCVEVTLRKRILPGTNHVAVRMRRSKRVA; this is translated from the coding sequence ATGATCATGATTCACCCGGATGAAATTCAAATAGTGGGCCTGGACCTGCCTGTCCGCATTGGCGTGCCGACGGAGGAGCGGGAGCATTGGCAGGTGCTCTCTGCCGACATCACCCTGGAACTGGCGAGGGGGTTCGACACCATGACGGACGAGCTGTCCTGCACCCTGGACTACTCCGTGGCGGCCAACCAAGCGCGGGATCTCGCGGCGGGGCGTCCCAGGTTGCTTCTGGAGACTTTGGCGGCGGAACTGGTCGGCTTCTTTTTGGAGGATGACCGGGTCGATTGTGTCGAAGTGACGCTCCGCAAGCGTATCCTTCCTGGAACGAATCATGTCGCGGTGAGAATGCGACGCTCAAAGCGGGTGGCATAG
- a CDS encoding NUDIX domain-containing protein yields MIRNFLLDWSGTLADDLGGVLAATNGILEHYGKATLDREGFRALFRLPYTEFYREVLPEVDLEEAKALYLRHFPDGDEVVPLLPHARAFLEYAAATGRRMVLLSSAPQEHFEAQAQANGVRDFFEAAYCGVVDKREAIHEILKRQAMLPEETAFIGDMRHDVEAAHAAGVLSIATATGYESPTVLMQAHPEILVRDLARLPQLLGGWHVQATTTTGHGAVHPLATVGALILDQQGRVLLLRTHKWSHRWGIPGGKIKRGETCEAALRREILEETALELQADIQFVMVQDCVEPPEFERSAHFLLLNYLAVCSSTEPEVHLNDEAEAFQWLQWEEAMKADLNIPTRILMEEIRRRDGFGLV; encoded by the coding sequence ATGATCCGCAATTTTCTCCTCGACTGGTCCGGCACCCTTGCAGACGATCTGGGAGGGGTGCTGGCTGCGACCAATGGCATTCTGGAGCACTATGGAAAAGCCACGCTGGATCGAGAGGGCTTCCGCGCTCTTTTTCGGCTTCCCTATACAGAGTTTTACCGCGAAGTGCTTCCCGAAGTGGACTTGGAGGAGGCCAAAGCGCTGTATCTGCGTCATTTCCCAGACGGAGACGAAGTGGTGCCGCTCCTGCCGCACGCCAGGGCGTTCCTGGAATATGCTGCCGCCACCGGGCGGCGGATGGTACTGCTGAGCAGCGCGCCCCAAGAACATTTTGAGGCGCAGGCGCAGGCCAATGGGGTGCGGGACTTCTTCGAGGCCGCCTATTGCGGAGTGGTGGACAAACGCGAGGCCATTCACGAGATCCTGAAGCGGCAGGCCATGCTGCCAGAGGAGACAGCTTTCATCGGGGACATGCGGCACGATGTGGAGGCGGCGCATGCCGCGGGCGTGTTGTCCATCGCCACAGCAACGGGGTATGAGTCGCCGACGGTGCTGATGCAAGCGCATCCGGAAATCCTCGTACGAGATCTGGCGCGTCTGCCCCAACTGCTTGGGGGCTGGCATGTCCAGGCGACCACTACGACGGGGCATGGGGCAGTGCATCCCTTGGCTACCGTGGGGGCGTTGATTCTGGACCAGCAGGGGAGGGTGCTCCTGCTCAGGACCCATAAGTGGAGCCACAGGTGGGGCATCCCCGGGGGCAAGATCAAGCGTGGGGAGACCTGTGAAGCAGCCTTGCGCCGTGAGATTCTGGAGGAAACCGCACTGGAGTTGCAGGCAGACATTCAGTTTGTGATGGTGCAGGACTGCGTGGAGCCGCCAGAATTCGAGCGGAGCGCCCACTTCCTGCTGCTCAACTATCTGGCAGTCTGCTCCTCGACAGAACCGGAAGTGCATTTGAACGACGAGGCGGAAGCGTTCCAGTGGCTCCAATGGGAGGAAGCCATGAAGGCAGACCTGAATATTCCCACCCGCATCTTGATGGAAGAGATCCGACGCCGCGATGGCTTTGGACTGGTATAG
- a CDS encoding glycosyltransferase has protein sequence MRVLITNNSLSARAGTELVVYEIGRELRRRGHEVAAYSSTLGEVAELMVGSSIPVVNQPEACPFQPNIIHGQHHLDAMTALLAFPNTPAVYHTHGGVPWVERPPVHPRILHYIAMCEDLADVTRINLGLQRDQVTALPNWVDLNRFRGNHQPPAKPERAVLFGGGLGDPAMVAKLRPAFEPLGIRLDSTADWTETDRRTPELALPRYDIALASGRSALEAMASGCAVIIANHESSTGWVRPDNFAMLKRQNFAPKRPDPGFDASTIQTFLSAYDAESARKVTLMTREQCELIRAVDRLLELYETTVRSWTQRQKAARDWELERAEEDRKAALNYLRQLAVAVRDVEALHVTNRRNQKQIESYARAKEKLANEIGHLEKKLSRTGNDVQLVNQLRRHWLGRIALSWCGRRARN, from the coding sequence ATGCGCGTTCTCATCACGAACAATTCACTCTCCGCCCGTGCGGGCACTGAACTGGTGGTTTATGAAATAGGCCGGGAACTGCGCCGCCGTGGTCACGAGGTGGCCGCCTACAGCTCCACCCTGGGCGAGGTGGCCGAGTTGATGGTAGGCTCCAGTATTCCAGTGGTGAACCAGCCGGAGGCTTGCCCCTTCCAGCCAAATATCATCCACGGCCAGCATCATCTCGATGCCATGACGGCCTTGTTAGCCTTTCCGAACACTCCCGCTGTCTATCACACGCATGGCGGTGTGCCCTGGGTGGAACGGCCACCGGTGCACCCCCGCATACTGCACTACATCGCCATGTGTGAGGATCTGGCCGATGTCACGAGGATCAATCTAGGACTGCAACGCGACCAGGTAACCGCCCTCCCCAACTGGGTGGACCTCAACCGCTTCCGCGGCAATCACCAACCTCCGGCCAAACCCGAACGCGCCGTGTTGTTTGGCGGCGGACTCGGAGACCCCGCGATGGTGGCGAAGCTGCGACCTGCCTTTGAGCCCCTCGGGATCCGACTTGATAGCACAGCGGACTGGACCGAAACCGACCGGCGAACGCCTGAACTCGCCCTCCCCCGCTACGATATCGCGCTGGCATCTGGTCGATCCGCCTTGGAAGCCATGGCCAGCGGCTGCGCCGTGATCATCGCCAATCATGAAAGCAGCACCGGTTGGGTCCGCCCCGACAACTTTGCGATGCTAAAACGGCAGAACTTCGCGCCCAAGCGTCCAGATCCCGGGTTTGATGCCTCCACCATCCAGACCTTCCTATCGGCCTACGATGCAGAGTCGGCCCGCAAGGTCACCTTGATGACCCGGGAGCAATGCGAACTCATTCGTGCCGTTGATCGTTTGCTGGAACTGTACGAAACCACCGTCCGAAGCTGGACGCAGCGCCAGAAGGCGGCACGTGACTGGGAGCTGGAGCGCGCAGAGGAGGATCGCAAAGCCGCATTGAACTATCTCCGACAGCTCGCTGTGGCAGTTCGAGATGTGGAAGCGCTCCACGTCACCAACCGCAGGAACCAAAAGCAGATCGAGTCCTATGCCAGGGCAAAGGAAAAGCTCGCGAATGAAATCGGACACCTGGAAAAGAAACTCTCCCGCACGGGTAACGATGTCCAGTTGGTGAATCAGTTGCGCCGCCACTGGCTGGGTCGCATCGCGCTCAGCTGGTGCGGGCGGCGCGCCAGGAACTAA
- a CDS encoding Mur ligase family protein: MISGPISTIDLGTPPSCSAAGPVHFVGICGKGMSSLAVALHRAGVPVTGSDEPLAYGEPVALLQAEGVPHRLEFHPDHVIGASKVVISRQYSRGNPEVEAVLAAQIPYYSLPQFILEHFLHGQKNVVVAGTKGKTTTTTMLAWILEQEGLSPGYFIGGVPKNQMPPGRFPGRGLNVIEGDDYETLFWDHSPKFAYYRPSTVLLTNVYPDHPEYHQGDGSSLNHFRTLMCQLPANGLLLTGDNGPLSRQVAEMAPCMRQRVGFEESADIRIHDWNQEEDGIQFTLGNTKFFLPVTGRHNALNAAMAAVAAEHHGVPLAHSAAHLSAFQGVQGRQDLVGSHRGIDLYRDLAYLPESLLLVQENFRLRFPDRRLVLLYQPFIVNGLPGKDSELSAVMSQFDLVLLADVFKPVLCAPVNPGFSDTVQAMLSARATLTHRVGTVESWPQSVRPHLVPGDVVLAIAHPKVQPLLDHVVEALAH; this comes from the coding sequence ATGATCAGCGGCCCGATCTCGACCATCGATTTGGGAACTCCCCCATCCTGCTCGGCCGCAGGACCCGTGCATTTTGTGGGCATTTGCGGCAAAGGCATGTCAAGCCTTGCTGTCGCGCTTCATCGCGCGGGCGTTCCCGTCACCGGCTCGGATGAACCCCTCGCCTACGGCGAGCCAGTGGCCCTGTTGCAAGCAGAAGGGGTGCCCCACCGTCTGGAATTTCATCCTGACCACGTGATCGGCGCGTCCAAGGTGGTGATCAGCCGGCAATATTCCCGGGGCAACCCGGAGGTGGAGGCGGTGCTTGCTGCCCAGATCCCTTACTATTCATTGCCCCAGTTCATCCTGGAACACTTCCTTCACGGCCAGAAGAATGTCGTCGTCGCCGGGACCAAAGGGAAAACCACAACCACCACCATGCTGGCCTGGATCCTGGAGCAGGAAGGGCTCTCCCCAGGCTATTTTATCGGCGGCGTGCCCAAGAACCAGATGCCGCCAGGGCGCTTCCCAGGAAGAGGACTGAATGTGATTGAGGGGGATGACTACGAGACACTCTTCTGGGATCATAGCCCCAAGTTCGCCTACTACCGGCCTTCCACCGTCCTCCTCACCAATGTGTACCCAGACCATCCCGAGTACCACCAGGGAGATGGGTCATCACTGAACCACTTCCGTACGCTCATGTGCCAGCTGCCTGCCAACGGTCTGCTGCTAACAGGCGACAATGGCCCCCTCTCCCGTCAGGTGGCAGAGATGGCCCCCTGCATGCGCCAGCGGGTGGGATTCGAGGAAAGCGCAGACATCCGAATCCATGATTGGAACCAGGAGGAGGACGGCATCCAGTTCACCTTGGGCAACACCAAATTTTTCTTGCCGGTCACCGGGCGCCACAATGCATTGAATGCCGCGATGGCAGCCGTTGCCGCGGAACACCACGGTGTGCCCCTGGCGCACTCCGCGGCCCATCTTTCCGCCTTTCAGGGCGTGCAAGGGCGTCAGGATCTGGTCGGGTCCCACCGGGGCATCGATCTCTATCGTGATCTTGCCTATCTGCCGGAAAGCCTCCTCTTGGTGCAGGAGAATTTTCGCCTTCGATTTCCTGACCGCCGTCTGGTGCTGCTCTACCAGCCTTTCATAGTCAACGGCCTGCCGGGTAAGGACTCGGAACTTTCCGCGGTCATGAGCCAGTTCGACCTGGTACTGCTGGCGGACGTCTTTAAGCCGGTCCTGTGTGCCCCGGTCAATCCCGGCTTTTCAGATACGGTGCAAGCCATGCTTTCGGCACGCGCCACCCTGACGCATCGCGTCGGCACCGTCGAGTCCTGGCCCCAGTCTGTCCGCCCTCATTTGGTGCCTGGTGACGTCGTCCTGGCCATCGCCCACCCAAAGGTCCAGCCTCTCCTGGATCACGTTGTCGAAGCGCTCGCCCACTGA
- a CDS encoding glycosyltransferase: protein MRILITNHSLAARAGTELVVYEIARGLQLRGHEVAAYSSSLGEVAELLSASSIPVLTQPDACPFKPDLIHAQHHLDAMTALLAFPGTPAVYHIHGGVPWVERPPVHPRILHYIAMCQDLADCTRINLGLEEDQITTVPNWVDTHRFQGTRTPSARPERALLFGGGLGEPGVAAKLRPAFEQHQIRLETTADWTETDRRTPELALPRYDIVLGSGRSALEAMASGCAVVIANYQSCVGWARANNFLTLQHQNFSPKRADPGFDASILQSCLAAYDPEAAKAATEMTRTRCSMGQAIDLLSALHEKVAQSWQQRPIHHDRELLTLADAERKAALVYLRQLAVAVRDVETLHVTNRMQQKQVESVGREKDKLAAEIARLEAKIARSGDDLNLVKKLRSHWLGRLALSWCRRGNRN from the coding sequence ATGCGCATTCTCATCACCAACCATTCCCTCGCGGCCCGTGCCGGCACGGAACTGGTGGTTTATGAAATAGCCCGGGGGCTGCAATTGCGCGGGCACGAGGTGGCAGCTTACAGTTCCAGCTTGGGTGAGGTGGCCGAGCTGCTGAGCGCCTCCAGCATCCCTGTCCTGACCCAGCCAGATGCTTGCCCATTCAAGCCGGATCTCATCCACGCCCAGCACCATCTGGATGCCATGACCGCCCTGCTGGCTTTTCCAGGCACACCCGCAGTCTATCACATCCACGGCGGGGTGCCCTGGGTGGAACGCCCGCCTGTCCACCCGCGCATCCTGCACTACATCGCCATGTGCCAGGACCTGGCTGACTGCACGCGGATTAACCTTGGGTTGGAAGAGGATCAGATCACCACCGTCCCCAACTGGGTGGACACCCATAGGTTTCAGGGCACCCGTACTCCCTCTGCCAGACCAGAACGAGCCCTCCTGTTCGGCGGCGGCCTGGGTGAGCCGGGCGTGGCGGCGAAACTTCGCCCCGCTTTTGAGCAACATCAGATCCGGCTGGAAACCACGGCCGACTGGACAGAGACAGATCGGCGCACGCCCGAGCTGGCGCTCCCACGCTACGATATCGTCCTGGGCTCAGGCCGGTCCGCCCTGGAGGCGATGGCGAGTGGATGTGCCGTGGTGATCGCCAATTACCAAAGCTGTGTCGGCTGGGCCCGTGCCAACAATTTCCTGACCCTGCAGCATCAGAACTTTTCACCCAAGCGTGCCGATCCGGGCTTTGACGCCTCCATCTTGCAGAGTTGTCTTGCTGCTTACGACCCTGAAGCGGCAAAAGCGGCCACAGAAATGACTCGCACTCGATGCTCCATGGGGCAGGCCATCGACCTTCTGTCAGCCCTTCATGAGAAGGTGGCCCAGTCCTGGCAGCAACGCCCGATCCACCATGATCGCGAACTTCTGACGCTGGCAGATGCGGAACGCAAAGCCGCGCTCGTGTACCTGCGGCAGCTCGCCGTGGCCGTACGCGATGTGGAGACTCTTCATGTCACCAACCGCATGCAGCAGAAGCAGGTGGAGTCGGTTGGCAGGGAGAAGGACAAGCTGGCGGCCGAGATTGCGAGGTTGGAGGCAAAAATCGCCCGTTCAGGGGACGACCTCAATCTGGTAAAAAAACTGCGGAGCCACTGGCTGGGCCGCCTCGCCCTGAGTTGGTGCCGCCGGGGCAACAGAAACTAG
- a CDS encoding LysM peptidoglycan-binding domain-containing protein has translation MTKNFAHPLSTSLLLLTACSASLLGQVTSQPGMVVPPPSKLIEPGLENAVKWTWRVVPPADDKWGRLMAEIRAASAPAVGAMGSGTPGVPGGAAPAMTPPRPQEYTVEKGDAIAKIARKFSMSSDQLKTANGLTSDVIRIGQTLKIPTLEELKAMVPPPPPKPAEGSAGAKKGGNTAAPKPMPVYGLQAQQEYVNVLLQVYMDREGFSCGYIDGKSGPVFQKLVELYLTSHEGLTDQTSLVERARSVLGDPFTTYHLRPDDLRFIMAGPSGAGTTATAPHRPAAAGKSGAKGSAEPDLTYRDLVGPPLLLYRSAWELVAERFHCDESFLRRINTKIKGAPVVGTSFKVPNVFPFEIEHAMEGSLQPLADASEPVTASIIALTRLQIYKAGRLVAVMPVASARPGLRGRNFWTVLDAIPAPRLATLQEDRDPPKAPASPVISIGASSIPTPEAVPPKAKLEEEQFLGSGPNNPVGVVWINLARGKGAEPLPFGLHGTSIPAKMNSQEGLGGFRLTNWDIVRAVRLMPAGTQLEWKEN, from the coding sequence ATGACGAAAAACTTCGCCCACCCCCTCTCGACCTCGCTTCTCCTGCTGACCGCGTGTTCCGCCTCGCTGCTGGGCCAGGTGACCAGTCAGCCGGGCATGGTGGTGCCGCCGCCGTCCAAGCTGATTGAGCCCGGATTGGAAAACGCGGTCAAGTGGACTTGGCGGGTGGTGCCTCCGGCGGATGATAAGTGGGGGCGTCTCATGGCAGAGATTCGGGCAGCATCCGCCCCCGCTGTCGGGGCAATGGGCTCGGGCACCCCTGGCGTTCCCGGAGGGGCGGCACCCGCCATGACTCCACCCCGCCCGCAGGAGTACACTGTGGAGAAAGGGGACGCGATTGCGAAGATTGCCCGCAAGTTCAGCATGTCATCTGATCAACTGAAGACGGCCAATGGCCTGACTTCAGACGTGATTCGGATTGGCCAGACCCTGAAGATTCCCACGCTGGAGGAACTGAAGGCCATGGTGCCGCCCCCGCCGCCCAAGCCAGCGGAGGGCTCGGCTGGGGCGAAAAAAGGTGGCAATACGGCGGCTCCAAAGCCAATGCCAGTGTATGGACTGCAGGCCCAGCAGGAGTATGTGAATGTCCTGCTCCAGGTTTACATGGACCGGGAGGGGTTTTCCTGTGGATACATCGACGGCAAGTCCGGCCCTGTGTTTCAGAAACTGGTGGAGCTCTATCTGACCTCTCACGAGGGGCTGACGGATCAGACATCGCTCGTGGAGCGGGCTCGCTCGGTGCTGGGCGACCCCTTCACCACGTATCATCTGCGCCCGGATGATCTCCGTTTCATCATGGCTGGCCCCTCGGGTGCGGGCACAACGGCCACTGCCCCCCATCGCCCCGCAGCGGCTGGGAAATCTGGGGCAAAGGGGTCGGCGGAGCCTGATCTCACCTATCGGGACCTCGTTGGGCCCCCGTTGTTGCTGTACCGGAGCGCGTGGGAACTGGTGGCGGAGAGGTTCCATTGCGATGAGAGCTTCCTCCGGCGGATAAACACCAAGATCAAAGGTGCGCCAGTGGTGGGGACCAGTTTCAAGGTGCCTAATGTCTTTCCGTTTGAAATCGAGCATGCCATGGAGGGCAGCTTGCAGCCGCTTGCTGACGCGTCGGAGCCAGTTACGGCCTCCATCATCGCACTCACACGCTTGCAGATCTACAAAGCGGGTCGGCTTGTGGCGGTAATGCCGGTTGCATCGGCGCGTCCAGGCCTCCGCGGCCGCAACTTCTGGACGGTGCTGGATGCCATTCCGGCCCCCCGTCTGGCCACTTTGCAGGAAGATCGGGACCCGCCTAAAGCGCCGGCATCGCCTGTGATTTCGATCGGGGCCTCCTCCATCCCCACTCCAGAAGCCGTACCGCCGAAGGCGAAGCTGGAAGAGGAGCAGTTTCTGGGGTCCGGCCCCAATAACCCAGTAGGGGTGGTCTGGATCAATCTAGCCCGGGGCAAAGGTGCAGAGCCCCTGCCGTTTGGGCTGCATGGCACGAGCATTCCCGCAAAGATGAATTCCCAGGAAGGGTTGGGCGGGTTCCGTCTCACCAACTGGGACATCGTCCGGGCGGTCAGGCTTATGCCGGCAGGCACCCAGCTTGAGTGGAAGGAAAATTGA